One Oncorhynchus masou masou isolate Uvic2021 chromosome 27, UVic_Omas_1.1, whole genome shotgun sequence genomic window carries:
- the LOC135516502 gene encoding fibrinogen alpha chain, whose protein sequence is MVTTKHIYNINRKAIVKTHMSELRYVEFAEGLAMNLTSLRKRSAALLRKLKEQRSHVQKQLEDMYRQEVDVEIKLRSCQGSCNRSIAFRIDHDSYRSLANQMTLFSKTAKHQKSSPLNKDIAKIKLQPVAVGPPPSIAYKTIPMVQKELLTQFEDLEQNHVVLEEVLEETECLGSERERGKREAGVLECK, encoded by the exons ATGGTGACCACCAAACACATCTACAATATCAACCGCAAGGCCATCGTCAAGACACACA TGTCTGAGCTGAGGTACGTGGAGTTTGCTGAGGGGTTGGCCATGAACCTGACATCGCTAAGGAAACGGTCGGCTGCGTTGCTACGGAAACTGAAGGAGCAGCGAAGCCACGTCCAGAAACAGCTAGAGGACATGTACCGGCAAGAG GTGGACGTTGAGATCAAACTGCGCTCCTGTCAAGGATCATGCAACAGGTCCATTGCTTTCCGTATCGACCACGACAGCTACAGATCGCTAGCCAATCAGATGACCCTGTTCAGTAAGACCGCCAAGCATCAGAAGAGCTCTCCTCTTAATAAGGACATCGCTAAGATCAAACTACAGCCGGTGGCTGTCGGTCCCCCGCCGTCGATCGCCTATAAAACCATCCCCATGGTCCAGAAGGAACTCCTGACTCAATTTGAGGATCTAGAACAGAATCATGTGGTTCTAGAAGAGGTTCTAGAAGAAACGGAATGCCTGGGTtctgaaagggagagaggaaaaagagaagcAGGCGTTCTAGAATGTAAATAA